Proteins encoded in a region of the Paucibacter sediminis genome:
- the rodA gene encoding rod shape-determining protein RodA: MNIAFKAPSLWQRLRPWFQGFDLPLLLAIAWLMGLGLLCMYSAGYDHGTRFVDHARNMLLSLAIMFLMAQIPPQRLMKLAVPLYSVGVALLVATALFGVTKKGATRWLSIGVTQIQPSEILKIAMPLMLAWWFQKREGLLRLPDFVAAFVLLAIPVGLVAKQPDLGTAILVLAAGLYVIFFAGLSWKLIVPAIAIGAIAITALVMSEDAICQPEVKWPVLREYQKNRVCTLLDPTKDPLGKGFHIIQGEIAIGSGGVTGKGFMKGTQTHLEFIPERTTDFIFAAFGEEFGLIGAAALLLGFSALILRGLMIASEAPTLFSRLMAGAITLSFFTYVFVNMGMVSGILPVVGVPLPFISYGGTAMVMLGLSLGMLMSISKSRRFMHR; encoded by the coding sequence ATGAATATTGCCTTCAAGGCCCCCAGCCTCTGGCAGCGCCTGCGGCCCTGGTTCCAGGGCTTCGACCTGCCGCTGCTGCTGGCGATCGCCTGGCTGATGGGCCTGGGCCTGCTGTGCATGTACTCGGCCGGCTACGACCATGGCACGCGCTTTGTCGACCATGCGCGCAATATGCTGCTCTCGCTCGCCATCATGTTCCTGATGGCGCAGATACCGCCGCAGCGGCTGATGAAGCTGGCCGTGCCGCTCTACAGCGTGGGGGTGGCGCTGCTGGTGGCGACGGCGCTGTTCGGCGTCACCAAGAAGGGCGCGACGCGCTGGCTCAGCATCGGCGTGACGCAGATCCAGCCCTCCGAGATCCTGAAGATCGCGATGCCGCTGATGCTGGCCTGGTGGTTCCAGAAGCGTGAGGGCCTGTTGCGCCTGCCCGACTTCGTGGCCGCCTTCGTGTTGCTGGCGATTCCCGTCGGCCTGGTGGCCAAGCAGCCGGACCTGGGCACGGCCATCCTGGTGCTGGCCGCCGGCCTGTATGTGATCTTCTTCGCCGGCCTGTCCTGGAAGCTGATCGTGCCAGCCATCGCCATCGGCGCCATCGCCATCACGGCGCTGGTGATGAGCGAGGATGCGATCTGTCAGCCCGAGGTGAAATGGCCGGTGCTGCGCGAGTACCAGAAGAACCGCGTCTGCACCCTGCTGGACCCGACCAAGGACCCGCTGGGCAAGGGCTTCCACATCATCCAGGGCGAGATCGCGATCGGCTCGGGCGGCGTGACCGGCAAGGGCTTCATGAAGGGCACGCAGACCCATCTGGAGTTCATCCCCGAGCGCACCACCGACTTCATCTTCGCCGCCTTTGGCGAGGAGTTCGGCCTGATCGGCGCGGCGGCCCTGCTGCTGGGCTTCAGCGCCCTGATCCTGCGCGGCCTGATGATCGCCTCCGAGGCGCCGACGCTGTTCTCGCGCCTCATGGCCGGGGCCATCACGCTGAGCTTCTTCACCTATGTGTTCGTCAACATGGGCATGGTGTCGGGCATCCTGCCGGTGGTGGGGGTGCCGCTGCCCTTCATCAGCTATGGCGGCACCGCCATGGTGATGCTGGGGCTGAGCCTTGGCATGCTGATGTCGATCTCCAAGAGCCGGCGCTTCATGCACCGCTGA
- a CDS encoding rod shape-determining protein: MFASLRRYFSTDLAIDLGTANTLIYVRGKGIVLDEPSVVAIRHEGGPNGKKTIQAVGREAKAMLGKVPGNIEAIRPMKDGVIADFTVTEQMLKQFIKMVHDSKMLKPSPRIIICVPCGSTQVERRAIRESALGAGASEVYLIEEPMAAAIGAGLPVSEASGSMVVDIGGGTTEVGVISLGGMVYKGSVRVGGDKFDEAIINYIRRNYGMLIGEPTAEAIKKNIGSAFPGSEVKEMEVKGRNLSEGVPRSFTISSNEILEALTDPLNQIVSAVKNALEQTPPELGADIAERGMMLTGGGALLRDLDRLLAEETGLPVLVAEDPLTCVVRGCGMALERMERLGSIFTSE; encoded by the coding sequence ATGTTCGCCTCCCTGCGCCGCTACTTTTCCACCGACCTCGCCATCGACCTCGGCACCGCCAACACCCTGATTTACGTGCGCGGCAAGGGCATCGTGCTGGACGAACCCTCGGTCGTCGCGATCCGCCACGAAGGCGGCCCGAATGGCAAGAAGACCATCCAGGCCGTCGGCCGCGAGGCCAAGGCCATGCTGGGCAAGGTGCCCGGCAATATCGAGGCGATCCGCCCGATGAAGGACGGCGTGATCGCCGACTTCACCGTCACCGAGCAGATGCTCAAGCAGTTCATCAAGATGGTGCACGACTCGAAGATGCTCAAGCCGAGCCCGAGGATCATCATCTGCGTGCCCTGCGGTTCCACCCAGGTGGAACGCCGCGCCATCCGCGAATCGGCGCTGGGCGCCGGTGCCAGCGAGGTCTACCTGATCGAGGAGCCGATGGCCGCGGCCATCGGTGCCGGCCTGCCGGTCAGCGAGGCCAGCGGCTCGATGGTGGTCGACATCGGCGGCGGCACCACCGAGGTGGGCGTGATCTCGCTGGGCGGCATGGTCTACAAGGGCTCGGTCCGCGTCGGCGGCGACAAGTTCGACGAGGCCATCATCAACTACATCCGCCGCAACTACGGCATGCTGATCGGCGAGCCCACCGCCGAGGCGATCAAGAAGAACATCGGCTCGGCCTTCCCCGGCTCCGAGGTGAAGGAGATGGAAGTCAAGGGCCGCAACCTCAGCGAGGGCGTGCCGCGCAGCTTCACGATCTCGTCCAACGAGATCCTGGAAGCCCTCACCGACCCGCTCAACCAGATCGTCTCCGCGGTGAAGAACGCGCTGGAACAGACCCCGCCCGAGCTGGGCGCCGACATCGCCGAGCGCGGCATGATGCTGACCGGTGGCGGCGCGCTGCTGCGCGACCTGGACCGCCTGCTGGCCGAGGAAACCGGCCTGCCGGTGCTGGTGGCCGAGGACCCGCTGACCTGCGTGGTGCGCGGTTGCGGCATGGCGCTGGAACGCATGGAGCGCCTGGGTTCGATCTTCACCTCGGAATAA
- the gatB gene encoding Asp-tRNA(Asn)/Glu-tRNA(Gln) amidotransferase subunit GatB, producing the protein MASSSKLIRGYEVVIGLENHVQLSTASKIFSGSSTAFGAAPNTQASPVDLALPGTLPVLNRGAVERAIRFGLAVGAKVAPLSIFARKNYFYPDLPKGYQISQFEIPVVQGGRVEFFVGDEKKVVNLTRAHLEEDAGKSLHEDYHGQSGIDLNRAGTPLLEIVSEPEMRSGAEACEYAKTLHALVMWLGICDGNMQEGSFRCDVNVSVRKPGEPYGTRREIKNLNSFRNLIQAVDYEVNWQIDEIEDGRKIQQATVLFNPDTGETRAMRSKEDSADYRYFPDPDLPPLLIAPKWVERVKGEMPELPSVMAARFEQQDGLTAYDAAIMTQSLATARFYEAAKQVCGAPKLVANWLMGEVSRRLNSEEREIEASPVSPALLGALIQRIQDGTISNNAAKQVFEALWSGEGSDVDALIEAKGLKQMSDTGELERILDEVLAANQKSVDEFRAGKDKAFNALVGQAMKATKGKANPAAVNELLKKKLGA; encoded by the coding sequence ATGGCATCTTCTAGCAAACTGATCCGTGGCTACGAGGTCGTGATCGGCCTGGAAAACCACGTCCAACTCTCCACCGCCTCGAAGATCTTCAGCGGGTCCTCCACCGCTTTCGGCGCCGCCCCCAACACCCAGGCCTCGCCGGTGGATCTGGCCCTGCCGGGTACGCTGCCGGTGCTGAACCGCGGCGCGGTGGAACGCGCCATCCGCTTCGGCCTGGCGGTGGGCGCCAAGGTGGCGCCGCTGTCGATCTTCGCGCGCAAGAACTACTTCTACCCCGACCTGCCCAAGGGCTACCAGATCAGCCAGTTCGAGATCCCGGTGGTGCAGGGCGGACGCGTGGAGTTCTTCGTCGGCGACGAGAAGAAGGTCGTCAACCTGACGCGCGCCCACCTCGAGGAAGACGCCGGCAAGAGCCTGCACGAGGACTACCACGGCCAGTCGGGCATCGACCTGAACCGCGCCGGCACGCCGCTGCTGGAAATCGTCTCCGAGCCCGAGATGCGCTCGGGCGCCGAGGCCTGCGAATATGCCAAGACCCTGCACGCGCTGGTGATGTGGCTGGGCATCTGCGACGGCAATATGCAGGAAGGCTCGTTCCGCTGCGACGTCAACGTCTCGGTGCGCAAGCCCGGCGAGCCCTATGGCACACGCCGCGAAATCAAGAACCTCAACAGCTTCCGCAACCTGATCCAGGCGGTGGACTACGAGGTGAACTGGCAGATCGACGAGATCGAGGATGGCCGCAAGATTCAACAGGCCACGGTGCTGTTCAACCCCGACACCGGCGAGACGCGCGCGATGCGCAGCAAGGAAGACTCGGCCGACTACCGCTACTTCCCCGACCCCGACCTGCCGCCGCTGTTGATCGCGCCGAAATGGGTGGAGCGGGTGAAGGGCGAGATGCCCGAGCTGCCCTCGGTGATGGCCGCGCGCTTCGAGCAGCAGGACGGCCTGACCGCCTACGACGCCGCCATCATGACGCAGAGCCTGGCCACGGCACGCTTCTACGAGGCCGCCAAGCAGGTCTGCGGCGCACCCAAGCTGGTGGCCAACTGGCTGATGGGCGAGGTCTCGCGCCGCCTCAATAGCGAGGAGCGTGAGATCGAGGCCAGCCCGGTCAGCCCGGCCCTGCTGGGCGCGCTGATCCAGCGCATCCAGGACGGCACCATCTCCAACAACGCCGCCAAGCAGGTGTTCGAGGCGTTGTGGAGTGGCGAAGGTTCGGACGTCGACGCGCTGATCGAGGCCAAGGGCCTGAAGCAGATGAGCGACACCGGCGAGCTCGAGCGCATCCTCGACGAGGTGCTGGCAGCCAACCAGAAATCGGTGGACGAATTCCGCGCCGGCAAGGACAAGGCCTTCAACGCCCTGGTGGGTCAGGCCATGAAGGCCACCAAGGGCAAGGCCAACCCCGCCGCGGTGAACGAGCTCTTGAAGAAGAAGCTCGGCGCTTAG
- the mreD gene encoding rod shape-determining protein MreD: MIMPRGSGQLLLPANPLFIAFTLILALVLDMVPLGRQPAMPDLLAITLVFWNVHQPRRVGVGFAFVFGLFIDVHHGALLGQHALAYSLLSFGAVALHRRLPWFSLPVQAVQVLPLFVLAHLASLLVRLMVGGMAPGWSLMLAPLFEAALWPVASWILLAPQRRPPDPDAHRPL; encoded by the coding sequence ATGATCATGCCGCGCGGCTCGGGCCAGCTGCTGCTGCCCGCCAATCCCCTCTTCATCGCCTTCACCCTGATCCTGGCCCTGGTGCTGGACATGGTGCCGCTGGGCCGCCAGCCGGCCATGCCGGATCTGCTGGCCATCACCCTGGTGTTCTGGAACGTGCACCAGCCGCGCCGCGTGGGCGTGGGCTTCGCCTTCGTGTTCGGCCTCTTCATCGATGTGCATCATGGCGCGCTGCTGGGTCAGCATGCGCTGGCCTACAGCCTCTTGAGCTTTGGCGCCGTGGCCCTGCACCGGCGCCTGCCCTGGTTTTCGCTGCCGGTGCAGGCGGTACAGGTGCTGCCGCTGTTCGTGCTGGCGCACCTGGCCTCGCTGCTGGTGCGCCTGATGGTGGGTGGCATGGCGCCGGGTTGGAGCCTGATGCTGGCGCCCTTGTTCGAGGCGGCCCTGTGGCCGGTGGCCAGCTGGATCCTGCTGGCGCCGCAGCGCCGGCCGCCGGACCCCGATGCGCATCGCCCGCTCTAG
- a CDS encoding sensor histidine kinase, translating into MAADTGQRSLFGEILDWMLAPLLVIWPISVALTWLVAQGIASKPYDRELGEMARSLGLQVAAEQPRAGKASARYALSPEAAALLRADEADTIYYQVLGLRGEYLNGDRNLPVPTADETIVPWELHFRDDEVDNENVRVAYLWVVPEGMGPSGKTMLVQVAETLGKRARLTNEIIKGVILPQFVILPLAVLLVWLALARGIAPLNDLQRRIRSRESSDLSPIDERRIPDEVAPLVRAINDLLERLDQSISSQKHFLADAAHQLKTPLAGLRTQAEFAQREIDEGRSSPGELKRSLQQISLSSQRAAHMVNQLLAMARAEDQEHAARRSEVNLPELAIETVRDFVPRAMEKRLDLGYEGPDEASSALRILGHPLLIRELIRNLVDNALLYTPAGGTITVRVVEDPFGQVCVLQVEDSGPGIPESEREKVFQPFYRALGTNVDGSGLGLAIVREIAQQHEAEVTLDEARPRRPGMVEPDGMGPGARFTIRFQAHVLKGEEPPLSGA; encoded by the coding sequence ATGGCCGCTGATACCGGGCAACGTTCGCTCTTCGGCGAGATCCTCGACTGGATGCTCGCCCCCCTGCTGGTGATCTGGCCCATCAGCGTGGCGCTGACCTGGCTGGTGGCGCAGGGCATTGCCAGCAAGCCCTACGACCGCGAGCTGGGCGAGATGGCACGCTCGCTGGGCCTGCAGGTGGCGGCCGAGCAGCCGCGCGCCGGCAAGGCCAGCGCGCGCTATGCGCTCTCGCCCGAGGCCGCGGCGCTGCTGCGCGCCGACGAGGCCGACACCATCTACTACCAGGTGCTGGGGCTGCGCGGCGAGTACCTGAACGGCGATCGCAACCTGCCCGTGCCCACCGCCGACGAGACCATCGTGCCCTGGGAGCTGCACTTCCGCGACGACGAGGTGGACAACGAAAACGTGCGCGTGGCCTATCTGTGGGTGGTACCCGAAGGCATGGGGCCCAGCGGCAAGACCATGCTGGTGCAGGTGGCCGAGACCCTGGGCAAGCGCGCGCGCCTCACCAACGAAATCATCAAGGGCGTGATCCTGCCGCAGTTCGTGATCCTGCCGCTGGCCGTGCTGCTGGTGTGGCTGGCGCTGGCGCGCGGCATCGCGCCGCTGAACGACCTGCAGCGCCGCATCCGCTCGCGCGAGAGCTCGGACCTCAGCCCCATCGATGAGCGCCGCATTCCCGACGAGGTGGCGCCGCTGGTGCGCGCCATCAACGACCTGCTGGAGCGCCTGGACCAGTCCATCAGCAGCCAGAAGCATTTCCTCGCCGACGCCGCGCACCAGCTCAAGACACCGCTGGCCGGCCTGCGCACCCAGGCCGAGTTTGCGCAGCGCGAGATCGACGAGGGCCGCAGCTCGCCCGGCGAACTGAAACGTTCGCTGCAGCAGATCTCGCTCTCCAGCCAGCGCGCCGCGCACATGGTGAACCAGCTGCTGGCGATGGCACGGGCCGAAGACCAGGAGCATGCGGCGCGCCGCAGCGAGGTGAATCTGCCCGAGCTGGCCATCGAGACGGTGCGCGACTTCGTGCCGCGCGCGATGGAGAAGCGCCTGGACCTCGGCTACGAGGGCCCCGACGAGGCCAGCAGCGCGCTGCGCATCCTGGGCCATCCGCTGCTGATCCGCGAGCTGATCCGCAATCTGGTGGACAACGCCCTGCTCTATACGCCGGCCGGCGGCACCATCACCGTGCGGGTAGTGGAAGACCCGTTCGGCCAGGTCTGCGTGCTGCAGGTGGAAGACTCCGGACCTGGCATTCCAGAGTCAGAGCGCGAGAAGGTGTTCCAGCCCTTCTACCGCGCGCTCGGCACGAATGTGGACGGCTCGGGCCTGGGCCTGGCGATCGTGCGCGAGATCGCCCAGCAGCACGAGGCCGAGGTCACGCTGGACGAGGCGCGGCCGCGCCGCCCCGGCATGGTGGAGCCCGACGGCATGGGCCCGGGCGCGCGCTTCACGATCCGTTTCCAGGCCCATGTGCTGAAGGGCGAGGAGCCTCCGCTCAGCGGTGCATGA
- the mrdA gene encoding penicillin-binding protein 2, with amino-acid sequence MTVLKNLHQELSRFRFRVLAAAGFVLFCFALLAARLVFLQVVQHDTLLERAESNRVTVVPIVPNRGLIKDRNGIVLASNYSAYTLEITPSKVLNLDETIDALAGVVEIQGRDRRRFKRLMEESKNFESLPIRTKLTDTEVARFAAQRFRFPGVEIKARLFRNYPMGQVGAHLLGYIGRINQAEKKAMEDWPEEELSNYRGTEYIGKLGLEQAYEKELHGSTGFEEMETSAGGRAVRRLAHQPPTPGNTLMLSIDIRLQALVEELYKDRRGALVAIDPRSGEVLAFVSKPTFDPNLFVDGIDADSWRELNEDIDKPLLNRALRGTYPPGSTFKPFMAMAALNSGKRGPSVIVQDNLTYSFGGRTFGSPETDRPGPKDMRLAIVSSSNVYFYSLANEMGVDLIHDQLEPFGLGRKTEIDVQGEVTGVLPSQDWKRRYFAKSPANQKWFPGETISLGIGQGYNNFTMLQMATAVSTLATGGQRYKPRLVREIEDVVRHEKRRIASDALEPLPLKPEHVEVIVNAMNGVTIEGTSRAAFLGAAYRSGGKTGTAQAIGLKAGEKYSAIKADEHKRDHSLYIAFAPVEAPTIALAVIVENAGFGSTSAAPIARRVFDYVLTGQYPSEEDIALTQQGKTTAPVGQPRPVAQVPLPGAVPAAASAAASGASR; translated from the coding sequence ATGACGGTTCTGAAGAACCTCCATCAGGAGCTCTCGCGCTTTCGCTTCCGCGTGCTTGCGGCGGCGGGCTTCGTGCTGTTCTGCTTTGCCCTGCTGGCGGCGCGCCTGGTGTTCCTGCAGGTGGTGCAGCACGACACCCTGCTGGAGCGCGCCGAGTCGAACCGCGTCACGGTGGTGCCCATCGTGCCCAACCGCGGCCTCATCAAGGACCGCAACGGCATCGTGCTGGCCAGCAATTACTCGGCCTACACGCTCGAGATCACGCCCTCCAAGGTGCTCAATCTGGACGAGACCATCGACGCGCTGGCCGGCGTGGTGGAGATCCAGGGGCGTGACCGCCGCCGCTTCAAGCGGCTGATGGAGGAGAGCAAGAATTTCGAGTCCCTGCCGATCCGCACCAAGCTGACGGATACCGAGGTCGCGCGCTTCGCCGCCCAGCGCTTCCGCTTCCCCGGCGTGGAGATCAAGGCGAGGCTGTTCCGCAACTATCCGATGGGGCAGGTGGGCGCGCATCTGCTGGGCTATATCGGCCGCATCAACCAGGCCGAGAAGAAGGCCATGGAGGATTGGCCCGAGGAGGAGCTCTCCAACTACCGCGGCACCGAATACATCGGCAAGCTGGGCCTGGAGCAGGCCTACGAGAAGGAGCTGCACGGCAGCACCGGCTTCGAGGAAATGGAAACCAGCGCCGGCGGCCGCGCTGTGCGGCGCCTGGCGCACCAGCCGCCCACGCCCGGCAACACGCTGATGCTGTCGATCGACATCCGCCTGCAGGCCCTGGTGGAAGAGCTCTACAAGGACCGCCGTGGCGCCCTGGTGGCGATCGACCCGCGCAGCGGCGAGGTGCTGGCCTTCGTCTCCAAGCCCACCTTCGATCCCAACCTGTTCGTCGACGGCATCGATGCCGACAGCTGGCGCGAGCTCAACGAGGACATCGACAAGCCGCTGCTGAACCGCGCGCTGCGCGGCACCTACCCGCCCGGCTCGACCTTCAAGCCCTTCATGGCGATGGCGGCGCTCAACAGCGGCAAGCGCGGGCCCAGCGTGATCGTGCAGGACAATCTGACCTACAGCTTCGGCGGCCGCACCTTCGGCAGCCCGGAGACCGACCGGCCCGGCCCCAAGGACATGCGCCTGGCGATCGTCAGCTCGTCCAATGTCTACTTCTACAGCCTGGCCAACGAGATGGGGGTGGACCTGATCCACGATCAACTGGAACCTTTCGGCCTGGGCCGCAAGACCGAGATCGACGTGCAGGGCGAGGTCACCGGCGTGCTGCCCTCGCAGGACTGGAAGCGCCGCTACTTCGCCAAGAGTCCGGCGAATCAGAAATGGTTTCCCGGTGAGACGATCTCGCTGGGCATTGGCCAGGGCTACAACAACTTCACCATGTTGCAGATGGCCACCGCCGTGTCGACCCTGGCCACCGGCGGCCAGCGCTACAAGCCGCGCCTGGTGCGAGAGATCGAGGATGTGGTGAGGCATGAGAAGCGCCGCATCGCCAGCGACGCGCTCGAGCCCCTGCCGCTCAAGCCCGAGCATGTGGAGGTGATCGTCAACGCCATGAACGGCGTGACGATCGAGGGCACCTCGCGCGCCGCCTTCCTGGGCGCGGCCTACCGCAGCGGCGGCAAGACCGGCACGGCCCAGGCCATCGGCCTGAAGGCGGGCGAGAAATACAGCGCCATCAAGGCCGACGAGCACAAGCGCGACCACTCGCTCTACATCGCCTTTGCGCCCGTTGAGGCGCCCACCATCGCGCTGGCGGTGATCGTGGAGAACGCCGGCTTCGGCTCGACCTCGGCCGCGCCGATCGCGCGCCGCGTGTTCGACTATGTGCTGACCGGCCAGTACCCCAGCGAGGAGGACATCGCGCTGACCCAGCAGGGCAAGACCACCGCGCCGGTGGGCCAGCCGCGCCCGGTCGCGCAAGTGCCCCTGCCAGGGGCGGTGCCGGCGGCCGCCAGCGCAGCGGCATCGGGAGCCTCGCGATGA
- the gatA gene encoding Asp-tRNA(Asn)/Glu-tRNA(Gln) amidotransferase subunit GatA: protein MSTKSLHEMGVAELGQGLRAKAFSSAELTQHLLTRVTSHQALGAFLHVDAAGALARAQAADARLAAGEAGALIGIPLAHKDIYVTADMPTTAGSKILAGYRSPFDATVVARLNGAGTVSLGKLNCDEFAMGSANENSAYGPAHNPWDLGRVPGGSSGGSAVAVAARIVPATTGTDTGGSIRQPASFTGITGIKPTYGVCSRYGMIAFASSLDQAGPMARSAEDCALLLSAMSGFDERDATSVQQPPQDFHAQMLTAREGATAAQPLKGLRIGLPREFFPAALAADVNVAVRAGLAELEKLGATLVDVSLPRTELAIPVYYIIAPAEASSNLSRFDGVKFGHRAAQYDDLLDMYKKSRAEGFGAEVKRRIMIGTYVLSHGYYDAYYLQAQKLRRMIADDFQQAFRQCDLIAGPVAPSVAWKAGEGAEDPVKAYLADIFTLPGSLAGLPGMSVPVGFGEGGMPVGLQLLGNYFKEGQLLHAAHALQQATDWHTQAPAGI from the coding sequence ATGAGCACCAAGTCCCTGCACGAAATGGGCGTGGCCGAACTGGGCCAGGGCCTGCGCGCCAAGGCGTTTTCCAGCGCCGAACTGACCCAACACCTGCTTACACGTGTTACCTCCCACCAGGCCCTGGGCGCCTTCCTGCATGTGGATGCGGCGGGTGCCTTGGCGCGCGCCCAGGCCGCCGATGCGCGCCTGGCGGCGGGTGAGGCCGGTGCCCTGATCGGCATCCCGCTGGCGCACAAGGACATCTACGTCACCGCCGACATGCCCACCACGGCCGGCTCCAAGATCCTCGCCGGCTACCGCAGCCCCTTCGACGCCACCGTGGTGGCCAGGCTCAATGGCGCCGGCACGGTCTCGCTGGGCAAGCTCAACTGCGACGAGTTCGCGATGGGCTCGGCCAACGAGAACTCGGCCTATGGCCCCGCCCACAACCCCTGGGACCTGGGCCGCGTGCCCGGCGGCTCCTCGGGCGGCTCGGCGGTGGCAGTGGCAGCGCGCATCGTGCCGGCCACCACCGGCACCGACACCGGCGGCTCGATCCGCCAGCCCGCCAGCTTCACCGGCATCACCGGCATCAAGCCCACCTACGGCGTGTGCTCGCGCTACGGCATGATCGCCTTCGCCTCCAGCCTGGACCAGGCCGGCCCGATGGCGCGCAGCGCCGAAGACTGCGCCCTGCTGCTCTCCGCCATGAGCGGCTTCGACGAGCGCGATGCCACCAGCGTGCAACAGCCGCCGCAGGACTTCCACGCCCAGATGCTGACCGCCCGCGAGGGCGCCACGGCCGCCCAGCCGCTCAAGGGCCTGCGCATCGGCCTGCCACGCGAGTTCTTCCCGGCCGCCCTGGCCGCGGACGTGAATGTGGCGGTGCGCGCCGGCCTGGCCGAGCTGGAAAAGCTCGGCGCCACCCTGGTGGACGTGAGCCTGCCCCGCACCGAACTGGCGATTCCGGTCTACTACATCATTGCCCCGGCCGAGGCCAGCTCCAACCTGAGCCGCTTCGACGGCGTCAAGTTCGGCCACCGTGCGGCCCAGTACGACGACCTGCTGGACATGTACAAGAAGAGCCGCGCCGAAGGCTTTGGTGCCGAGGTCAAGCGCCGCATCATGATCGGCACCTATGTGCTGAGCCATGGCTACTACGACGCCTACTACCTGCAGGCCCAGAAGCTGCGCCGCATGATCGCCGACGACTTCCAGCAGGCCTTCCGGCAATGCGATCTGATCGCCGGCCCGGTGGCCCCCAGCGTGGCCTGGAAGGCCGGCGAGGGCGCCGAGGACCCGGTCAAGGCCTATCTGGCAGACATCTTCACCCTGCCGGGCTCGCTGGCCGGCCTGCCCGGCATGAGCGTGCCGGTGGGCTTCGGCGAAGGCGGCATGCCGGTGGGTCTGCAGCTCTTGGGCAATTACTTCAAGGAGGGTCAGCTCTTGCACGCGGCCCATGCCTTGCAGCAGGCCACCGACTGGCACACCCAAGCCCCCGCAGGAATCTAA
- the gatC gene encoding Asp-tRNA(Asn)/Glu-tRNA(Gln) amidotransferase subunit GatC, translating into MALTPQDVSRIAHLARLELADSEQAALLGQLNGFFSIVEQMSAVDTSGVEPLYTPLSAVQEVALRLREDAVTESNQRELNQRSAPAVEDGLFLVPKVIE; encoded by the coding sequence ATGGCCCTGACCCCTCAAGACGTGAGCCGCATCGCTCACCTGGCCCGGCTGGAATTGGCCGACAGCGAGCAGGCCGCCCTGCTCGGGCAGCTGAATGGCTTCTTCTCCATCGTGGAGCAGATGAGCGCGGTGGACACCAGCGGCGTCGAGCCCCTGTACACCCCGCTCTCCGCTGTGCAGGAGGTGGCCTTGCGCCTGCGCGAGGACGCCGTCACCGAGAGCAATCAGCGCGAACTCAACCAACGCAGCGCACCCGCCGTCGAAGACGGCCTGTTCCTGGTTCCCAAGGTCATCGAATGA
- the mreC gene encoding rod shape-determining protein MreC translates to MPFGTLDRSPPPFFRQGPSALTKLLLCAALAVFLMVADARFKVAQPARAALALLLHPVQRLLLSPVDAWEQLGDYSRGMERAMAAEDLARKQLVQQAERLSRAQQLQAENQRLRELLKMREALTVKSLAAEVLYEAADPYSRRVIIDRGGHQGVRAGSPVINDAGVLGQVTRVYNFSAEVTLLTDKDAAIPVLNTRTQQRGVAYGGERSEGPMELRFMAANADIKSGDLLSTSGLDGVYPPGLPVAKVAQVERRGDTSFARVSLAPVAEPDAARHVLILEPLEVHEAARAEAAAAAASEAALFAERKAQVKAEAKAKKDAARESARDKGNEKGNDKGDTR, encoded by the coding sequence ATGCCCTTCGGCACCCTGGATCGCTCCCCGCCCCCCTTCTTTCGCCAAGGCCCCTCGGCGCTGACCAAGCTGCTGCTGTGCGCGGCGCTGGCGGTGTTCCTGATGGTGGCGGACGCGCGCTTCAAGGTGGCGCAGCCGGCGCGCGCCGCCCTCGCCTTGCTGCTGCACCCGGTGCAGCGCCTCTTGCTCTCGCCGGTGGACGCCTGGGAGCAGCTGGGCGACTACTCGCGCGGCATGGAGCGCGCCATGGCGGCCGAAGACCTGGCGCGCAAGCAACTGGTGCAGCAGGCCGAGCGGCTCTCGCGTGCGCAACAGCTGCAGGCCGAGAACCAGCGCCTGCGCGAACTGCTGAAGATGCGCGAGGCGCTGACGGTCAAATCGCTGGCGGCCGAGGTGCTGTACGAGGCCGCCGACCCCTATTCGCGGCGCGTCATCATCGACCGCGGCGGCCACCAGGGCGTGCGCGCCGGCTCGCCGGTGATCAACGATGCCGGCGTGCTGGGCCAGGTCACGCGCGTCTACAACTTCTCCGCCGAGGTGACGCTGCTGACCGACAAGGACGCCGCCATCCCGGTGCTCAACACCCGTACCCAGCAGCGCGGCGTGGCCTATGGCGGCGAGCGCAGCGAGGGCCCGATGGAGCTGCGCTTCATGGCCGCGAATGCCGACATCAAGAGCGGCGACCTGCTCTCCACCTCGGGCCTGGACGGCGTCTATCCGCCCGGCCTGCCGGTGGCCAAGGTGGCCCAGGTGGAGCGCCGCGGCGATACCAGTTTTGCGCGCGTGAGCCTGGCGCCGGTGGCCGAGCCCGACGCGGCGCGCCATGTGCTGATCCTGGAACCGCTGGAAGTGCATGAGGCGGCGCGCGCCGAAGCGGCCGCGGCGGCGGCCTCGGAGGCCGCGCTGTTCGCCGAGCGCAAGGCCCAGGTCAAGGCGGAAGCCAAGGCCAAGAAGGATGCGGCGCGCGAAAGCGCCAGGGACAAGGGGAATGAAAAGGGGAATGACAAGGGGGACACGCGATGA